The Sorangiineae bacterium MSr11954 DNA segment GTGCGACATCGATCTGCTCGCAAAAACCCCCGCCGAAGGCTGGCGGCTTTGGGCGGAGGAGCGGGCGCGCACCGCAGAGATCACGCTCATCGTCGTCACGGCCCCCTTTGCGCGCCGCATCGAGGCGGCGGTGGTGGCCGACGGCACGCCACGCCACGATGCCAAGCTCGCCGCCGGATTGCTGGCGCCACGCCATCTTCCGGGCTCGGACGGAAAATCCGTCTTCGTGATTGTCCCGGACGATGTCTCCCCGGCGGTGGCGTTCACGGTGGCGCGTTGGGCACCGAGCTTTCGTTATCCCTCGGACATCGCACGGATCCGAGCGACCCTTGCCGTCAGGGCTGCGAGCCAATCCGGCGGCGGTGCACGGACCTTGTCCGCCACCATGCAAACCGCGCCACGGAAGACCCCGAGCAGCGGGCGGGGGACGAGCGCGTCATGGTACGGTCCCGAGGCGGCCGCGCGCCTGGCCAACGAGACCTTGGTGTCCGTGTACGAGAGGAGCGGCGCCTCCGATGTGTTCGTGCGCCCCTCGGGCGATACGGACACGGGCACGGTGGACGATCTGGTCGCCTATGCGAAGCAGGCGATCCTCCACGATCCTTCCGCGCTGGTGCTCTTGCTCGGCAACTACGGGAGCGGCAAAAGCTACGCGGCCCAGCGTCTGGCCTACGAGCTGGCCAAGGACTACCTGGCCGGGCACCCCGGGGTCCCCGCCACATTTTATTTGAACCTGTCGTTTGCGCGCGCGCAGATGACGGGGCCGGACGCCGCCTCCCCCGGCGCGGCCCTGGCGAAGGCCATTTCGCTCTTTGCGGCGCGCTACAACATGGCGCTCTCCGAGCGGGAGCTTTTGGAGATCCTGACCGCGGGGCCCGCCACGGCGCTGGTGCTCGATGGTCTCGACGAGATGGGCGAGCGCATCAAGCGCGAGGAGACGCCCAAGTTTGCTGCCGCCTTGGAGGAGCTCCGGAAGATTCCGGGCCTGCGCGTGTTCTTGACGTGCAGGACCACGTTCTACAAGGAGAGCGTCGACGACGACCAAATCCCCGCCACCCGCAAGATCACCCTGCTGCCCTTCGACGATCGGCAGATCGAAACGTACCTCGCGCGTGCGTCGTCGGCCGTTCGCGCGCGCCTCATCGGCATGCTGGATCGCGTGCCGCGGCTGCGGGATCTGTGCCGCACGCCCATCCATCTTTTCCTCTCGCAGGAGTACGTGGCCGAGCGCTCGGACGTCAGCGCCGACTTCCGCTTGATCGATTTGTACGACGCCTTCGTGCGAAAGAACCTGGCCGTTCACGCCACCACCAACCCCGGGTGGTCGCCCCGCGCGCGCCGCGCGTTCGTGCGCAGCCTCGCGTACCATATGTTCGACGAGGGGCTGATCGAGATGAGCACCGACGAGCTGGTCCGGGTGCTCTCGGAGGAGCTCCCCGATGCCACCCCGGCCGAGCGCGCGGAGACCGCCACGCAGATCAAGAACTGCAGCTTCTTCGTGCGCGCGGGCGCGACCTTTCGACCTTTGCACCTTTCGTTCCTCGAGTACTTCGTGGCGGAGGTGCTGGTGGAGGAGCTCTACGAAGGGAACATCGAAAAGTGGAACCGGCGGCCGCTCTACGCCGAGGTGTTCGACTTCATGATCCAGATGATCCAGCGGCGGGGCCGGGTCGATTTGCTCCCCGTGCAGGCCATCGTCAACTCGGAGACGCAGGAGGCGCCGAGCAATTTCATTGCCACCATGTACCGCT contains these protein-coding regions:
- a CDS encoding NACHT domain-containing protein, with the protein product MQPFIIYSQDSPEHVEQVRRLAHDLAQAGIPCDIDLLAKTPAEGWRLWAEERARTAEITLIVVTAPFARRIEAAVVADGTPRHDAKLAAGLLAPRHLPGSDGKSVFVIVPDDVSPAVAFTVARWAPSFRYPSDIARIRATLAVRAASQSGGGARTLSATMQTAPRKTPSSGRGTSASWYGPEAAARLANETLVSVYERSGASDVFVRPSGDTDTGTVDDLVAYAKQAILHDPSALVLLLGNYGSGKSYAAQRLAYELAKDYLAGHPGVPATFYLNLSFARAQMTGPDAASPGAALAKAISLFAARYNMALSERELLEILTAGPATALVLDGLDEMGERIKREETPKFAAALEELRKIPGLRVFLTCRTTFYKESVDDDQIPATRKITLLPFDDRQIETYLARASSAVRARLIGMLDRVPRLRDLCRTPIHLFLSQEYVAERSDVSADFRLIDLYDAFVRKNLAVHATTNPGWSPRARRAFVRSLAYHMFDEGLIEMSTDELVRVLSEELPDATPAERAETATQIKNCSFFVRAGATFRPLHLSFLEYFVAEVLVEELYEGNIEKWNRRPLYAEVFDFMIQMIQRRGRVDLLPVQAIVNSETQEAPSNFIATMYRWAVPEVRPSFEKLLLEGKWGLVRCTASSGIGMYNSPDVVPCLLASFDTEKNTILRAVVQRLLQRLRDLPQCEAEREDIDARLAIALPLVHEDAEDVLHTKKSVFPLQAYRKALLFGDGRPSSTIAAVYLLAGVNDTESFPDIERIGHASRIPAIRSAYEHARALAPLSELPELPPVPPPPPPQNESTARVQGSPGVTI